A region of Myxococcota bacterium DNA encodes the following proteins:
- a CDS encoding helix-turn-helix domain-containing protein: MPAPQSSPKSASSSQRVAPTLWAVASGKGGVGKSVVSSSLAIGLAQSGPRVVAVDLDLGGANLHTHFGCETARHTLADVLRGKVPSLEDAFADTSVPGVRLLSGARSPLDAANLKFAQKQKLLRDLRKVDAAHVVLDIGAGSAFNTLDAFLVADRRVLVITPEKPAIENAYHFLKAAFFRSLRAVAKEPEVQGVLLRVLDDARRRGATPRELVEAALETDVHAGNRLRAAMRAFEVELVVNRVEQDGHDPGPEMAAACEGHLGAVLRPVASLLTDAAVPAAVEREVPVLQLFPGSAFSKGIHQMVEALLDPDLRKRRRKAPAPVSLSAKASARLAERRAATRREHVRVRPPERPSDVVLPAFTGDDPAGHLRVCRELQGHSLETMASRTKIRKLAELEDEAFAALPPEPYLRGYVQQYAQMLGIHEADEVAAAYLERFHENRAGKRQNWRQAMMKALGLGGKKARREPEAKANSEAAGEGDPIHRNAAAAVELACAGGPELDFEVELAPH; this comes from the coding sequence ATGCCTGCACCGCAATCGTCTCCGAAGTCGGCTTCTTCCTCCCAGCGCGTCGCGCCCACCCTGTGGGCGGTGGCGAGCGGCAAGGGCGGGGTCGGGAAATCCGTCGTCAGCTCGAGTCTCGCGATCGGCCTGGCCCAGTCGGGGCCGCGCGTCGTCGCGGTCGACCTCGATCTGGGTGGGGCGAACCTGCACACGCACTTCGGCTGCGAGACGGCCCGCCACACCCTGGCGGACGTGCTGCGCGGCAAGGTGCCGTCGCTCGAGGACGCCTTCGCCGACACGTCGGTCCCCGGTGTGCGTCTCTTGTCGGGCGCGCGTTCTCCGCTCGACGCGGCGAACCTGAAATTTGCCCAGAAGCAGAAGCTGCTGCGCGACCTGCGCAAGGTCGACGCCGCCCACGTGGTGCTCGACATCGGCGCGGGCAGCGCCTTCAACACCCTCGATGCGTTCCTGGTCGCGGACCGGCGTGTCCTGGTGATCACGCCCGAGAAGCCGGCCATCGAGAACGCCTATCACTTCCTGAAGGCGGCCTTCTTCCGGTCGCTGCGCGCGGTCGCCAAGGAGCCGGAAGTGCAGGGCGTCCTGCTGCGGGTGCTCGACGACGCCCGTCGCCGCGGCGCGACGCCGCGCGAGCTGGTCGAGGCGGCGCTCGAGACCGACGTCCACGCGGGGAACCGCCTGCGCGCCGCGATGCGCGCCTTCGAGGTGGAACTGGTCGTGAATCGCGTCGAGCAGGACGGCCACGATCCGGGACCGGAAATGGCGGCTGCCTGCGAGGGACACCTCGGCGCCGTGCTGCGTCCCGTGGCGTCCCTGCTGACCGATGCGGCGGTGCCCGCCGCGGTCGAGCGCGAGGTGCCGGTGCTCCAGCTCTTCCCGGGATCGGCCTTTTCGAAGGGCATTCACCAGATGGTGGAGGCGCTGCTCGATCCCGACCTGCGCAAGCGTCGCCGCAAGGCGCCCGCGCCGGTCTCGCTCTCGGCGAAAGCCTCGGCGCGACTTGCCGAGCGTCGCGCCGCGACGCGCAGGGAGCACGTGCGGGTCCGCCCGCCCGAGCGCCCGAGCGACGTGGTGCTCCCCGCCTTCACGGGGGACGATCCGGCCGGTCACCTGCGCGTGTGCCGCGAGCTCCAGGGGCACAGCCTCGAGACGATGGCGTCGCGTACGAAGATCCGAAAGCTCGCCGAGCTCGAGGACGAGGCCTTCGCGGCGCTGCCGCCCGAGCCCTACTTGCGCGGCTACGTGCAGCAGTACGCCCAGATGCTCGGAATTCACGAAGCCGACGAGGTCGCGGCGGCCTACCTGGAGCGCTTTCACGAGAACCGGGCCGGCAAGCGCCAGAACTGGCGGCAGGCCATGATGAAGGCCCTGGGTCTGGGTGGAAAGAAAGCGCGCCGCGAGCCCGAGGCGAAGGCGAACTCCGAAGCCGCAGGCGAGGGCGACCCCATTCATCGCAACGCCGCGGCGGCCGTCGAGTTGGCGTGTGCGGGCGGGCCCGAGCTCGACTTCGAGGTCGAGCTGGCCCCGCACTAG
- a CDS encoding RNA polymerase sigma factor, with product MQVQITTQIPHPGPKPGSQRAQDLELAGRLCAGDESAYDELVGLYHRRVFAFALKRLGDATEAEDVAQDTFLQLYRSIQKYEGRSSLLTWIFGIAHHEVCNRFRRQRLETVPLEDQERELVAPMPGLESTIDALRRLDRCHEVLQGKVSPAQRRVFELRYWGARSIEYIAEETGKSPGAVRIGLLRTRRTLAEQALEAQRLAS from the coding sequence ATGCAGGTCCAGATCACCACCCAGATCCCGCACCCCGGCCCGAAGCCGGGCAGCCAGCGGGCCCAAGATCTCGAGCTCGCCGGGCGCCTTTGCGCGGGCGACGAGAGCGCCTACGACGAGCTCGTGGGGCTCTACCACCGGCGCGTCTTCGCCTTTGCGCTGAAGCGGCTGGGCGACGCCACCGAGGCCGAGGACGTGGCCCAGGACACCTTCTTGCAGCTGTATCGCTCGATCCAGAAGTACGAGGGGCGCTCCAGTCTGCTCACCTGGATCTTCGGCATCGCCCACCACGAAGTCTGCAACCGCTTCCGGCGCCAGCGCCTCGAAACGGTCCCGCTCGAGGATCAGGAGCGCGAGCTGGTCGCGCCGATGCCGGGCCTCGAGAGCACCATCGACGCCCTGCGCCGCCTCGACCGCTGCCACGAGGTCCTGCAGGGCAAGGTCTCGCCGGCCCAACGCCGCGTGTTCGAGTTGCGCTACTGGGGTGCGCGTTCGATCGAATACATCGCCGAGGAAACCGGGAAGAGCCCGGGCGCCGTGCGGATCGGCCTGTTGCGGACGCGCCGCACCCTCGCCGAACAGGCACTGGAGGCACAGCGCCTCGCGAGCTGA
- a CDS encoding homoserine O-acetyltransferase: MSEESVLEGPEPHYDRVVSGYATFHHPEAFRCEWGGELPEFTLAYETWGTLSPERDNAILLHTGLSASSHAKSHPLNTSPGWWEEFIGPGEPIDTDRFFVICSNLLGGCYGSTGPASTDPRTGRPYATNFPILTVNDMIRAQLAMLDHLGIEKLYASVGASLGGMQSLGIAALAPERVGRVVSISAALRSHPQSIALRFVQRQAVMADADWRDGHYYGQSFPHRGQKIAREIGTITYRSGPEWQGRFGRARTDGDAVPRLDEDFEVERYLAYQGEKFCLQYDANSYLYISKAMDLFDLGEPGEGQPGIDAVSCPTLVIGVTSDVLFPVWQQRELAEALRKNGAAVTYVELDAPYGHDTFLIDRERVGEALQVHLDAEGA, encoded by the coding sequence ATGAGCGAAGAATCCGTCCTCGAAGGCCCTGAGCCCCACTACGACCGCGTCGTCTCGGGCTACGCCACCTTCCACCACCCGGAAGCGTTCCGCTGCGAGTGGGGCGGTGAGCTCCCCGAGTTCACCCTCGCCTACGAGACCTGGGGCACGCTGTCACCCGAACGCGACAACGCGATCCTGCTCCACACCGGTCTCTCGGCCTCGTCCCACGCAAAGAGTCATCCGCTGAACACGAGCCCGGGTTGGTGGGAGGAGTTCATCGGCCCCGGCGAACCGATCGACACGGATCGCTTCTTCGTGATCTGCAGCAACCTGCTGGGCGGCTGCTACGGGAGCACCGGGCCCGCGTCGACCGACCCCCGCACCGGTCGCCCCTACGCGACGAACTTCCCGATCCTCACCGTGAACGACATGATCCGCGCCCAGCTCGCGATGCTCGATCATCTGGGCATCGAGAAGCTCTACGCGTCGGTCGGCGCCTCGCTGGGCGGCATGCAGTCGCTCGGCATCGCGGCCCTCGCCCCAGAGCGGGTCGGACGCGTGGTGAGCATCTCCGCCGCCCTGCGCTCCCACCCCCAGTCGATCGCGCTGCGCTTCGTCCAGCGTCAGGCCGTGATGGCCGACGCCGACTGGCGCGACGGCCACTACTACGGGCAGAGCTTCCCGCACCGCGGGCAGAAGATTGCGCGCGAGATCGGCACCATCACCTACCGCTCGGGGCCCGAGTGGCAGGGTCGCTTCGGCCGCGCGCGCACCGATGGCGACGCGGTCCCGCGCCTCGACGAGGACTTCGAGGTGGAGCGCTACCTGGCCTACCAGGGCGAGAAGTTCTGCCTCCAGTACGACGCGAACTCCTACCTCTATATCTCGAAGGCAATGGACCTTTTCGACCTGGGCGAACCCGGCGAGGGCCAGCCCGGGATCGACGCGGTGAGCTGTCCCACCCTCGTCATCGGCGTGACCTCGGACGTGCTCTTCCCGGTCTGGCAACAGCGCGAGCTGGCCGAGGCCCTGCGCAAGAACGGAGCCGCGGTCACCTACGTCGAACTCGACGCACCCTACGGACACGACACCTTCCTGATCGACCGCGAACGGGTGGGCGAAGCCCTACAGGTGCACCTCGACGCCGAGGGCGCCTAG
- a CDS encoding DUF3604 domain-containing protein: MVSRILGVGLAILAIGLLFVWGAGKGWFGSHEGPGEIAGKRLSDARVTARSEADRAAGTALGARPKQVLFGDLHVHTTFSFDAFMFSLPMGGGEGAHPPADACDFARHCSGLDFWSINDHAFSITQRHWRETIDSIRQCNEVAGDPSNPDVVAYLGWEWTQVGTRPENHYGHKNVVLQHLDDARIPTRPIAALRSVNLPAPSLGLGVAALAVGGRMHDLAYYFAERTGRALCDPDTPVRDLPLECLEAAATPAELFRKLDDWGHSSLVIPHGTTWGFYTPPGSSWDKQLAGSMHDPDRQRLIEVYSGHGDSEVYRDFRAVRFDEAGQPECPPPTDDYLPTCWRAGEIIRERCLAAGESDGECDERATTARAHAAAAGVAPHLTVPGSRPEEWLDAGQCLDCNQPSFNYRPASSAQYIAGLGNFDPEAADAKPRRFRLGFMASSDTHFARAGTGYKEIHRRGMTDAQDIAGDNEGLALLTGGGSEEPVPVSRPFDVDAPGFNVFEMERQTSFLGTGGLIAVHAAGRDRDAIWDAMQRREVYGTSGPRMLLWFDLLNPPGSRGQTIPMGGEAEMSDAPVFQVRAVGSFQQKPGCPEDTLAALGEERMEHLCKGECYFPDDERRPITRIEIVRIRPQTAPGQEMGTRIDDPWRVITCEADPVGCVATVLDPEFATLGQDVLYYARAYEAEKPAINAGNLRCTRDDAGRCTGVDLCDGSEGDGDCLAPHAPRAWSSPIYLDFAALPETTEAP; encoded by the coding sequence GTGGTATCGAGAATCCTTGGGGTAGGCCTCGCGATCCTGGCCATCGGCCTGCTCTTCGTCTGGGGAGCCGGCAAGGGCTGGTTCGGCAGCCACGAGGGCCCCGGGGAGATCGCCGGCAAGCGCCTCTCCGATGCGCGGGTGACCGCCCGCAGCGAGGCCGACCGGGCCGCGGGCACCGCGCTCGGCGCGCGCCCCAAGCAGGTGTTGTTCGGCGACCTGCACGTACACACGACCTTCTCCTTCGACGCCTTCATGTTCAGCCTGCCGATGGGCGGCGGCGAAGGTGCCCATCCCCCCGCCGACGCCTGCGATTTCGCGCGCCACTGCTCCGGGCTCGACTTCTGGTCGATCAACGACCACGCCTTCTCCATCACCCAGCGCCACTGGCGCGAAACGATCGATTCGATCCGCCAGTGCAACGAGGTCGCGGGCGACCCTTCGAATCCGGATGTCGTGGCCTACCTCGGCTGGGAGTGGACGCAGGTAGGGACGCGACCCGAGAATCACTACGGGCACAAGAACGTCGTGCTGCAGCACCTCGACGACGCGCGCATCCCGACGCGACCGATCGCCGCCCTGCGCAGCGTCAATCTGCCCGCACCCAGCCTGGGACTGGGCGTCGCGGCGCTCGCCGTGGGCGGTCGCATGCACGACCTCGCCTACTACTTCGCGGAACGTACGGGGCGCGCCCTGTGCGACCCCGACACGCCCGTGCGCGACCTGCCCCTCGAGTGCCTCGAAGCCGCGGCCACCCCGGCGGAGCTCTTCCGCAAGCTCGACGACTGGGGCCATTCCTCCCTGGTGATCCCCCACGGCACGACCTGGGGCTTCTACACGCCACCCGGCTCCTCCTGGGACAAACAGCTCGCCGGCTCGATGCACGACCCGGACCGCCAGCGCTTGATCGAGGTCTACTCGGGTCACGGCGACTCCGAGGTCTATCGCGACTTTCGCGCCGTGCGCTTCGACGAAGCCGGCCAACCCGAGTGTCCGCCTCCGACCGACGACTACCTGCCCACCTGTTGGCGAGCGGGGGAGATCATTCGCGAGCGCTGCCTCGCGGCAGGCGAATCGGACGGCGAGTGTGACGAACGAGCCACCACCGCCCGCGCCCACGCCGCCGCGGCTGGCGTGGCCCCACACTTGACGGTTCCCGGCAGCCGACCCGAGGAATGGCTCGACGCGGGCCAGTGTCTCGATTGCAACCAACCCTCGTTCAACTACCGGCCGGCCTCTTCGGCCCAGTACATCGCAGGGCTCGGGAACTTCGACCCCGAGGCGGCCGACGCCAAACCGCGTCGCTTCCGACTCGGGTTCATGGCGTCGAGCGACACCCACTTCGCGCGCGCCGGCACGGGCTACAAGGAGATCCACCGCAGGGGGATGACCGACGCCCAGGACATCGCTGGCGACAACGAGGGCCTCGCCCTCCTCACCGGCGGCGGCAGCGAGGAACCGGTTCCGGTCTCGCGCCCCTTCGACGTCGACGCGCCCGGCTTCAACGTGTTCGAGATGGAGCGCCAGACCTCCTTCCTGGGAACCGGGGGGCTGATCGCCGTACACGCCGCGGGACGCGATCGCGACGCCATCTGGGACGCCATGCAGCGCCGCGAGGTCTACGGCACCAGCGGTCCCCGGATGCTGCTCTGGTTCGATCTGCTGAACCCGCCGGGATCGCGGGGCCAGACGATCCCGATGGGCGGAGAAGCCGAGATGTCCGATGCCCCGGTCTTCCAGGTGCGCGCCGTCGGCTCCTTCCAGCAGAAGCCGGGCTGCCCGGAAGACACCCTCGCCGCCCTGGGAGAGGAGCGGATGGAGCACCTCTGCAAGGGCGAGTGCTACTTCCCCGATGACGAGCGGCGCCCGATCACCCGCATCGAGATCGTGCGGATCCGCCCCCAAACGGCCCCCGGGCAGGAAATGGGGACACGGATCGACGATCCGTGGCGCGTCATCACCTGCGAGGCCGACCCGGTGGGATGCGTCGCCACCGTGCTCGACCCCGAGTTCGCGACGCTCGGCCAGGACGTCCTCTACTACGCCCGGGCCTACGAAGCCGAGAAACCCGCAATCAACGCCGGGAACCTGCGCTGCACCCGGGACGACGCGGGGCGCTGCACCGGGGTCGACCTGTGCGACGGCAGCGAGGGCGACGGCGATTGCCTCGCGCCCCACGCGCCGCGCGCCTGGTCGTCGCCGATCTACCTGGACTTCGCCGCGCTCCCGGAGACGACCGAAGCCCCCTGA
- a CDS encoding carboxylesterase family protein: MGPIAKLQVGELEGRDRGGHLLFAGIPYAAPPTGDRRFAPPEPHPGWSGVRSARAFGKAAPQLPGTGLTRFPVEWDEDCLTLNVSTPALDDAARPVLVWIHGGAFVHGKGGIPWYDGGSFAERGNVVTVSINYRLGALGFAQLPLDVPEFAETGRLGLLDQLCALRWVQEHIATFGGDPSRVTVAGESAGAMSIGNLLGMPEARGLFRAAILQSGAARHHLTEPLGAEVGRIFLDQLQADSAAALRNAPVEAILEAQGRTQEQVVKHPEAARAGIGSLAYQPSLGGALPRPPLETIADGALREIPLLVGTNADETTLWGYQDFDDARLARLAANLFPDAEAALATYRASRPGASAGEIATAMTTDQLFRIPALQLCETHTAAGGNAFLYLFSWKSRAFGGKLGATHALEIPFTFHNLERPGVSGFLGKGPTPTALADRMHACWTAFVHGQDPNCDALDGEWPSFDPSRVPTQEFGDEVALRLDPNGDERRLWDGLR; the protein is encoded by the coding sequence ATGGGACCGATCGCAAAGCTGCAGGTGGGTGAACTCGAGGGCCGCGATCGTGGTGGTCACCTGCTGTTCGCGGGCATCCCCTACGCCGCTCCGCCCACAGGTGATCGCCGCTTCGCACCGCCCGAGCCGCACCCGGGCTGGAGCGGCGTGCGCTCCGCCCGCGCGTTCGGCAAGGCCGCCCCCCAACTCCCCGGCACCGGACTGACCCGGTTCCCCGTCGAGTGGGACGAGGACTGTCTCACCCTCAACGTCTCGACCCCGGCGCTGGACGACGCGGCGCGGCCGGTCCTGGTGTGGATCCACGGCGGCGCCTTCGTCCACGGCAAGGGCGGCATTCCTTGGTACGACGGCGGCTCCTTCGCGGAGCGCGGCAACGTCGTGACGGTGAGCATCAACTACCGACTCGGGGCCCTCGGCTTCGCACAGCTCCCCCTCGACGTGCCCGAGTTCGCGGAAACCGGACGCCTCGGCCTGCTCGACCAGCTCTGCGCGCTGCGTTGGGTGCAGGAGCACATCGCGACCTTCGGCGGCGACCCGAGCCGCGTCACGGTGGCCGGCGAATCCGCCGGGGCGATGAGCATTGGCAACCTGTTGGGCATGCCGGAGGCCCGCGGCCTGTTCCGGGCGGCGATCCTGCAGAGCGGCGCCGCGCGCCACCACCTGACCGAGCCCCTCGGCGCCGAGGTGGGACGCATCTTCCTCGATCAGCTGCAGGCCGACTCGGCGGCGGCGCTGCGCAATGCGCCGGTCGAGGCGATCCTCGAGGCCCAGGGACGCACGCAGGAGCAGGTGGTCAAACACCCGGAAGCCGCACGCGCCGGCATCGGGAGTCTGGCCTACCAGCCGAGTCTCGGCGGTGCTCTGCCCCGCCCGCCCCTGGAGACGATCGCCGACGGAGCGCTCCGCGAGATTCCGCTCCTGGTCGGAACGAACGCCGACGAGACCACGCTCTGGGGCTATCAGGACTTCGACGATGCCCGGCTAGCGCGCCTCGCCGCGAACCTCTTCCCCGACGCCGAGGCCGCCCTCGCCACCTACCGCGCTTCGCGTCCCGGGGCTTCCGCGGGCGAGATCGCAACGGCCATGACGACCGATCAGCTGTTTCGCATCCCGGCATTGCAGCTCTGCGAGACCCACACCGCGGCCGGAGGCAACGCCTTCCTCTATCTCTTCTCGTGGAAGTCGCGGGCGTTCGGCGGAAAGCTCGGCGCGACCCACGCGCTCGAGATTCCCTTCACCTTCCACAACCTCGAGCGACCCGGTGTCAGTGGCTTCCTCGGCAAGGGTCCCACGCCCACGGCCCTCGCCGACCGCATGCACGCCTGCTGGACCGCCTTCGTGCACGGCCAGGACCCGAACTGCGACGCCCTCGATGGGGAGTGGCCCTCCTTCGACCCGAGCCGCGTCCCGACGCAGGAGTTCGGCGACGAGGTCGCCCTTCGCCTCGACCCGAACGGCGACGAGCGTCGGCTCTGGGACGGGCTGCGCTGA